A single region of the Corynebacterium halotolerans YIM 70093 = DSM 44683 genome encodes:
- a CDS encoding CNNM domain-containing protein yields MTEWYVAFPATILLIALSAFFVIIEFALLATRRNRLEETAETSAASRAALRSLNELTLMLAGAQLGITVCTFALGAITKPWVHDALMPVFEVVGIPLAAADVIAFILSLFIVTFLHLVIGEMAPKSWAITHPESAIRIIALPARGFINLFRPLLSWINRMANRLVKATGEQPVERAAARGYDADTLRLLVEHSRLTGTLDDVSASQITGVIELERATVGEAIDAPGNDPSTLPSTATVRDVHAAARKSGHLRVLLDNSSWEVPRVVHVRDTLPAAKDAPAADWSRPALTLTETATVQDALEQMRAENEQLAVVLSVNNGHTVRGVITWDYILRQLWPSIEKEIDRVQSKRRD; encoded by the coding sequence ATGACCGAATGGTATGTCGCCTTTCCCGCGACGATCCTGCTCATTGCCCTGTCCGCCTTCTTTGTCATCATCGAATTCGCGCTGCTGGCCACCCGGCGTAACCGCCTGGAGGAGACTGCGGAGACCTCCGCGGCCTCCCGGGCCGCGCTACGCAGCCTCAACGAGTTGACCCTCATGCTCGCCGGTGCTCAGCTGGGTATTACGGTGTGCACCTTCGCTCTCGGTGCGATCACCAAGCCGTGGGTGCATGATGCGCTGATGCCCGTTTTTGAGGTCGTGGGTATCCCGTTGGCCGCGGCCGATGTCATCGCCTTTATCCTGTCGCTGTTCATCGTCACTTTCCTGCACCTGGTCATCGGTGAGATGGCGCCGAAGTCCTGGGCGATCACCCACCCGGAATCCGCGATCCGCATCATCGCGCTGCCTGCCCGCGGTTTCATCAACCTGTTTCGACCGCTGCTGTCCTGGATTAACCGGATGGCCAACCGCCTGGTTAAGGCCACCGGTGAACAACCGGTGGAACGGGCCGCCGCCCGCGGCTACGACGCCGACACCCTGCGGCTGCTGGTCGAACATTCCCGGCTGACCGGCACTCTCGATGATGTCTCCGCCTCCCAGATCACCGGGGTCATCGAGCTGGAACGCGCCACCGTCGGCGAGGCCATCGACGCCCCCGGAAACGATCCGAGCACCCTGCCATCCACCGCGACGGTGAGAGACGTCCACGCCGCCGCCCGGAAATCCGGGCACCTGCGGGTACTCCTCGACAACTCGTCCTGGGAGGTCCCCCGTGTCGTGCATGTCCGCGACACCCTGCCCGCAGCGAAGGACGCCCCGGCGGCCGACTGGTCGCGTCCGGCGCTCACCCTGACGGAGACAGCCACCGTGCAAGACGCGCTGGAGCAGATGCGTGCGGAAAACGAGCAACTCGCCGTCGTGCTCTCCGTGAACAACGGCCACACCGTCCGCGGCGTGATCACCTGGGACTACATCCTGCGCCAGTTGTGGCCGAGCATTGAAAAAGAGATCGACCGCGTCCAGTCGAAGCGCCGAGACTAG
- a CDS encoding DUF302 domain-containing protein, with the protein MSYTHTATVSLSYEDAVARTREALAEHGFGVLTEIDVKATFDKKLGADAAEAVGDYVILGACNPTLASKALAAEPELGALLPCNVVVRRGAGDNQTTIEAIDPQTMVTLGDSDQVREVADDADARLQATLAAIIGGNNIDV; encoded by the coding sequence ATGTCCTACACCCACACCGCCACCGTGTCCCTGTCGTACGAGGACGCCGTCGCGCGTACCCGGGAAGCACTGGCCGAGCACGGCTTTGGCGTGCTGACCGAGATTGATGTCAAGGCCACCTTCGATAAGAAGCTCGGGGCAGACGCCGCCGAGGCTGTGGGTGACTACGTCATCCTCGGCGCCTGCAATCCCACCCTGGCCAGCAAGGCCCTGGCCGCCGAGCCGGAGCTCGGTGCCCTACTACCGTGCAACGTCGTCGTCCGCCGTGGAGCAGGGGACAACCAGACCACCATCGAGGCGATCGATCCGCAGACCATGGTGACACTTGGCGACAGTGACCAGGTCCGCGAGGTCGCCGACGATGCTGACGCCCGCCTGCAGGCAACCCTGGCGGCCATTATCGGCGGCAACAACATCGACGTCTAA
- a CDS encoding DUF305 domain-containing protein has protein sequence MKRTITLSTFTLVAALALAACGGSTEDGTTDTTTTNTETVTSAPEATTGTTTDQAPGESAAEHNNADVMFTRMMIPHHQQAVEMSQILLAKDNIPSEVVDFAQRVFDTQTAEVDQMNAMLETWEQQPGSDNMGGMSGMGSDSGHMGSDNMGNMGNMGGMMDQEGMTALENAEGTEAVRLYLEDMIPHHEGAIDMARTEVNNGRNSQTIALAEQMITTQEAEITEMEQMLQNL, from the coding sequence ATGAAACGCACCATCACATTATCCACCTTTACATTGGTCGCTGCCCTGGCCCTGGCCGCCTGCGGCGGGAGTACTGAGGACGGGACCACCGACACCACGACCACCAATACTGAGACGGTCACCAGCGCCCCGGAGGCCACCACCGGGACGACCACGGATCAGGCCCCGGGGGAGAGCGCCGCCGAGCACAACAACGCGGACGTCATGTTCACCCGCATGATGATCCCCCACCACCAGCAGGCCGTGGAGATGAGTCAGATCCTCCTGGCCAAGGACAACATTCCCAGTGAGGTCGTCGACTTCGCCCAGCGGGTGTTCGACACCCAAACCGCTGAAGTCGACCAGATGAACGCCATGCTCGAGACCTGGGAGCAGCAACCGGGTTCTGACAACATGGGTGGCATGAGCGGCATGGGTTCTGACTCCGGCCACATGGGTTCTGACAACATGGGCAACATGGGCAACATGGGTGGCATGATGGATCAGGAGGGTATGACCGCACTGGAGAACGCGGAAGGCACTGAGGCAGTTCGCCTCTACCTCGAGGACATGATTCCGCATCACGAAGGAGCCATTGACATGGCCCGCACCGAGGTCAACAACGGTCGCAACTCCCAAACCATCGCCCTGGCCGAGCAGATGATCACCACCCAGGAGGCCGAAATCACCGAGATGGAGCAGATGCTCCAAAACCTCTGA
- a CDS encoding heparan-alpha-glucosaminide N-acetyltransferase domain-containing protein — MDVARGIALIGLVAIHILPSWNETTGEASVSWILFSGHSAALFALLAGVGLGLGTGGNTAHRGRRMTAGRLALAVRAVLVGLAGLAVATVMPVENPPAYGILLYYAVFFLLSIPFLHLSVKALCLWATGFAVLSPVLMQQFQDLLPEMASYNPTFTDVVTEPVGLLSQLLVTGVYPALPYMTYMLIGLAVGRLDLHSGDAAPRLLAAGVTLAAGAKLTSALLLYGAGGYDRLLASPGMDEHTLWEVLVWGPEVLPNDTVWWLAISTPHTNTPLAIMFSLGVGLAVLGACLLIPRKAELVLAPLAAMGSMTFTLYTVHLLVLALQVHYDLPALWFILHLLAAAIFALAWRKAFGQGPLERIVSTSAKGARTLVMRTPTPATAQG; from the coding sequence GTGGACGTTGCCCGGGGTATTGCACTCATTGGCCTGGTGGCCATCCATATCCTGCCGTCCTGGAATGAGACGACCGGCGAGGCGAGCGTGTCCTGGATCCTGTTTTCCGGACATTCCGCCGCCCTGTTCGCCCTGCTCGCTGGCGTAGGCCTGGGCCTGGGCACCGGGGGAAACACTGCGCACCGGGGACGGCGGATGACCGCCGGCCGCCTTGCATTGGCCGTCCGCGCAGTCTTGGTCGGGCTGGCCGGGTTGGCGGTGGCTACCGTGATGCCGGTGGAGAACCCGCCGGCCTACGGGATCCTGCTCTACTACGCGGTGTTCTTCCTGCTGTCCATCCCCTTCCTGCACCTGAGTGTGAAGGCACTGTGTCTGTGGGCGACCGGTTTCGCCGTGCTCTCCCCGGTACTGATGCAGCAGTTCCAGGACCTGTTGCCGGAGATGGCCTCCTATAATCCCACGTTCACCGACGTAGTCACCGAGCCGGTTGGTCTCCTTTCCCAGCTGCTCGTGACCGGTGTCTACCCGGCCCTGCCGTATATGACCTACATGCTCATCGGGCTGGCCGTGGGGCGACTCGACCTGCACTCAGGAGACGCTGCCCCGCGGCTGCTGGCGGCCGGTGTGACACTGGCGGCGGGCGCCAAACTCACCTCCGCCCTGCTGCTTTATGGCGCCGGTGGTTACGACCGGTTGCTGGCTAGTCCCGGGATGGACGAGCACACCCTGTGGGAGGTCCTGGTGTGGGGACCGGAAGTCCTGCCCAACGACACCGTCTGGTGGTTGGCGATTAGTACCCCGCACACGAACACCCCCCTGGCCATCATGTTCAGCCTGGGCGTGGGCCTGGCGGTACTGGGAGCCTGCCTGCTCATTCCCCGCAAGGCCGAGCTGGTATTGGCTCCGCTGGCAGCGATGGGGTCGATGACCTTCACCCTCTACACCGTTCACCTACTGGTGCTCGCCCTGCAGGTCCACTACGATCTGCCCGCTCTGTGGTTTATCCTCCACCTCCTGGCCGCCGCGATCTTCGCCCTGGCCTGGCGCAAAGCCTTCGGGCAAGGTCCCCTCGAGCGGATCGTGAGCACGAGTGCGAAGGGGGCTCGCACACTGGTGATGCGCACACCTACTCCCGCCACAGCACAGGGATAA
- a CDS encoding sensor histidine kinase — MSSAPAATTPWWSSLTVRLLLGQLAVLAVGLIIVIATAVAIGPSMFHRELVSAGHAYEAYGLIHLEDALRSVIFTALGIAVIPALGIAGAVSVYLYRTIGHPVSTFSAAAKQVASGNYEIRVTSAGLGPDFDSLADSFNDMAVQLNAVDTTRDQMLADLAHEMRTPLASLRGYLEGIDDGVVAFNERTKDILHAQVLRLERLAQDMRSLNQAEEAITRLKLVHQEPSQLAAEAVDAVEQVAADHHITITTTSSGPQPALVRMDPDRMGQVLSNLLENALRHTPEGGTIAVHTDHTPQAVTITVTDNGEGIAPEHLPHVFERFYRAYPGRETSGGSSGLGLAISKAIVEAHGGRLEASSPGPGHGASFRIHLPRATLSH, encoded by the coding sequence ATGAGCTCCGCACCAGCTGCCACCACCCCGTGGTGGAGTTCGCTGACCGTCCGCCTGCTGCTGGGCCAGCTCGCGGTGCTGGCGGTCGGCCTGATCATTGTCATTGCCACCGCCGTGGCGATCGGGCCGTCGATGTTTCATCGCGAGCTGGTGTCTGCCGGGCACGCCTACGAAGCCTATGGACTCATCCACCTTGAGGATGCCCTGCGCTCGGTCATCTTCACCGCCCTGGGCATCGCCGTGATCCCGGCCCTGGGTATCGCCGGAGCAGTCAGCGTCTACCTCTACCGCACGATCGGCCACCCCGTGAGCACATTCAGCGCCGCCGCCAAACAGGTGGCCTCCGGCAACTACGAAATCCGGGTCACCTCCGCCGGGCTGGGACCCGACTTCGATTCCCTGGCCGACTCCTTCAACGACATGGCCGTCCAACTCAACGCCGTGGACACCACCCGAGACCAGATGCTGGCCGATCTGGCGCACGAGATGCGCACCCCGCTGGCCAGTCTCCGGGGATATTTGGAAGGCATCGATGATGGGGTGGTTGCCTTCAATGAACGAACCAAAGACATCCTCCACGCCCAGGTCCTCCGCCTGGAGCGACTTGCCCAGGATATGCGCTCCCTCAACCAGGCGGAGGAGGCAATCACACGCCTGAAGCTGGTACACCAGGAACCTTCCCAGCTGGCCGCGGAAGCGGTGGACGCGGTCGAACAGGTCGCCGCCGACCACCACATCACGATCACTACCACCAGCTCGGGTCCGCAGCCGGCCCTGGTGCGGATGGATCCGGACCGGATGGGGCAGGTCCTGTCTAATCTGCTCGAAAACGCCCTACGCCACACCCCGGAGGGGGGCACTATTGCCGTACATACCGACCACACCCCCCAGGCGGTCACCATCACCGTCACCGACAATGGTGAAGGCATCGCCCCCGAGCACCTGCCCCATGTCTTCGAACGCTTCTACCGCGCCTATCCGGGGCGCGAAACCTCGGGCGGAAGCTCTGGGTTAGGTCTGGCGATCAGCAAAGCCATCGTCGAAGCCCACGGTGGACGTTTGGAGGCGTCTAGCCCCGGCCCCGGCCACGGGGCAAGCTTTCGCATCCATCTCCCCCGCGCCACCCTATCCCACTGA
- a CDS encoding response regulator transcription factor produces the protein MSTSLVGRVLVVDDHVDLTELIEGYLSQAGLQVQVSHDGMEAVNAVRQFAPNVVVLDLGLPGMDGIEVCRQVRAFSDCHVLMLTARDDEVDKIVGLSVGADDYMTKPFSPRELVARVQAMLRRARGHTAAMGTDPAADSMTTATVHTIGDLVVNESSRQVQLAGQPVVLTRIEFDLLAVLAARPQLVLSRRQLIEMVWDMAWQGDDHLVDVHIARVRKKLGEDVAHPRFIHTVRGIGYRMGDGR, from the coding sequence ATGTCTACATCTCTCGTCGGCCGGGTCTTGGTGGTCGATGACCACGTTGACCTCACAGAGCTGATCGAGGGCTATCTATCCCAGGCCGGGCTACAGGTACAAGTCAGCCACGATGGAATGGAGGCCGTGAACGCAGTGCGCCAGTTTGCCCCGAATGTGGTGGTGCTGGACCTGGGACTGCCGGGAATGGACGGAATTGAGGTGTGCCGACAGGTGCGTGCCTTCTCCGATTGTCACGTTCTCATGCTCACCGCCCGAGACGATGAGGTGGACAAGATCGTGGGCCTGTCGGTGGGGGCGGATGACTATATGACCAAACCGTTTAGCCCCCGCGAGCTCGTTGCCCGCGTCCAAGCGATGCTCCGCCGGGCCCGCGGCCACACTGCTGCGATGGGCACAGACCCAGCAGCCGACTCCATGACGACAGCCACGGTGCACACCATCGGCGACTTGGTGGTCAACGAGTCCTCCCGTCAGGTACAGCTGGCCGGCCAGCCAGTGGTGCTCACCCGGATCGAGTTCGACCTGCTGGCGGTGCTGGCCGCCCGCCCGCAGCTAGTGCTCAGCCGCCGACAGCTTATTGAGATGGTGTGGGACATGGCCTGGCAGGGCGACGACCATCTCGTCGATGTGCACATCGCGCGGGTGCGCAAAAAGCTGGGCGAAGACGTCGCACACCCCCGGTTTATTCACACCGTCCGAGGGATCGGCTACCGGATGGGAGATGGACGATGA
- a CDS encoding ArsR/SmtB family transcription factor yields MHMYAYDQWGTAADSTYVELAVEMFSMLADPTRVRIILALQETELSVGELAEIVDKSPAAVSQHLAKLRLARMVATRQEGKRVFYRLANEHARQLVADALFQAEHAVEAEPRHHRKSSPTPVTRLRNQAKS; encoded by the coding sequence ATGCACATGTATGCATATGATCAGTGGGGTACCGCCGCCGACAGTACCTACGTCGAGCTAGCTGTGGAGATGTTCTCCATGCTGGCCGACCCGACCCGGGTACGCATCATCCTCGCCCTGCAGGAGACGGAACTCTCCGTCGGGGAGCTGGCCGAGATCGTGGACAAGTCTCCGGCGGCGGTCTCCCAGCACCTGGCCAAGCTGCGCCTGGCGAGGATGGTGGCCACCCGCCAGGAGGGCAAGCGAGTGTTCTACCGTCTAGCCAATGAACACGCCCGTCAACTGGTGGCCGATGCCCTCTTCCAGGCCGAACATGCCGTAGAGGCCGAACCTCGCCACCACCGGAAAAGCTCTCCGACACCGGTCACCAGGCTCAGGAATCAGGCCAAGTCATGA
- a CDS encoding MFS transporter produces the protein MIEVLRNPSYAKLFSAQVIALLGTGLLTVALGLLAFDIAGGDAGLVLGTAMTIKMIAYVAVSPVMSALTVRLPRKPVLISADLLRLAVALALPMVDQAWQIYVLIFILQAASATFTPTFQAVIPEVLPDERQYTRALSLSRLAYDTESLVSPMIAAALLTVVAYNNLFIGTALGFFASTVLVLSTRFPAITPAEPAPFLDRLTLGARIFWRTPQLRSLLAMNLVVAAASAMVIVNTVVLVQGPLQRPEADVALLLAAYGAGSMIVALIIPRLLDKVADQPVMLVGAGVLPVGLVAMAAAIAVPTGQAQWIGLLIIWLLLGAATSLVLTPSARLLRRASTEESRPAVFAAQFSLSHACFLLTYPTAGALGAWLGLPDTALILAGLGLFGAILAVAAWRPRFHSGLTSP, from the coding sequence ATGATCGAGGTACTGCGCAACCCCTCCTATGCAAAACTGTTTTCCGCCCAGGTCATCGCCCTGTTGGGCACCGGCCTGTTGACCGTTGCTCTGGGACTGCTGGCCTTCGACATTGCTGGCGGGGACGCCGGGCTGGTGCTCGGTACCGCGATGACCATCAAGATGATCGCCTATGTGGCCGTTTCCCCGGTCATGTCTGCCCTGACCGTCCGCCTACCGCGCAAACCGGTGCTCATCAGCGCGGACCTGCTGCGCCTGGCGGTGGCCCTGGCGCTGCCCATGGTGGATCAGGCATGGCAGATCTATGTGCTGATCTTTATCCTGCAGGCCGCCTCGGCGACATTCACCCCCACCTTCCAGGCGGTCATCCCCGAGGTACTGCCCGATGAACGTCAGTACACCCGTGCTCTGTCCCTGTCCCGGCTGGCCTATGACACCGAGTCCCTGGTCAGCCCGATGATCGCCGCGGCACTGTTGACGGTGGTGGCCTATAACAACCTGTTTATCGGTACCGCCCTGGGCTTTTTCGCCTCCACCGTGCTGGTGTTGTCCACCCGCTTCCCAGCCATCACCCCGGCCGAGCCTGCCCCCTTCCTGGACCGGTTGACGCTGGGGGCACGAATTTTCTGGCGCACCCCGCAGCTGCGCAGCCTGTTGGCGATGAACCTGGTCGTCGCCGCAGCGTCTGCGATGGTGATCGTCAACACTGTCGTCCTTGTTCAGGGACCGCTGCAGCGCCCGGAAGCCGACGTCGCGCTGCTGCTGGCCGCCTACGGGGCTGGGTCGATGATCGTCGCCCTGATCATCCCGCGATTGCTGGACAAGGTCGCGGACCAGCCAGTCATGCTTGTTGGTGCCGGTGTCCTGCCGGTGGGTTTGGTGGCTATGGCCGCGGCGATCGCTGTGCCCACCGGGCAGGCGCAATGGATAGGACTGCTCATCATCTGGCTGCTCCTGGGGGCGGCGACCTCGCTGGTTCTCACCCCGTCGGCCCGGCTGCTGCGCCGTGCCAGCACCGAGGAGAGCCGTCCGGCGGTATTCGCCGCTCAATTCTCACTCTCCCATGCCTGTTTCCTGCTCACCTATCCCACGGCCGGTGCTCTCGGTGCGTGGCTGGGGTTGCCTGACACGGCGCTGATCCTGGCAGGCCTCGGATTGTTCGGGGCGATTTTGGCCGTCGCCGCGTGGAGGCCCCGATTCCACTCTGGCCTTACTTCCCCTTGA
- a CDS encoding cation diffusion facilitator family transporter, protein MSSPSSSRRSEQRLLERFMLLSIATAVVTISLKAGAAVITGSVGFLSDALESGVNLVAAVVGLVALRIAARPADDNHHFGHGKAEYVSALVEGAMIFVAAALIIWTSIQRLITPQPLEQAGLGLVLTTLASVLNLIVGVALIRAGKRYRSAALSADGHHLMTDVWTSAGVLVGIAAVAVTGWYWLDPVIALAVGANILWAGYRLLRQSLTGLLSAALPMEELEKLNTVLAGFRTDHGVTFTPPRTVESGRHRHIYLAMGVPAGWTVATAHEVADNLEDVIDDLLPGAETFIHVEPDDRADGPRHGKSTRPRDSNTEPDR, encoded by the coding sequence ATGTCTTCTCCTTCTTCTTCCCGCCGCAGTGAACAGCGCCTGCTGGAGCGCTTCATGCTGCTGTCGATCGCCACGGCGGTAGTTACCATCAGCCTCAAGGCGGGGGCTGCTGTTATCACCGGCTCGGTCGGATTTTTATCCGATGCCCTGGAATCCGGTGTGAATCTTGTGGCCGCCGTCGTGGGATTGGTGGCCCTGCGCATCGCCGCCCGTCCGGCAGATGACAACCACCATTTCGGACACGGCAAAGCGGAATACGTCTCTGCCCTGGTCGAAGGCGCGATGATCTTCGTGGCCGCCGCCCTGATCATCTGGACCTCGATCCAGCGCCTAATCACCCCGCAGCCACTAGAGCAGGCCGGCTTGGGCCTGGTGTTGACCACTCTGGCCTCAGTCCTCAATCTCATCGTCGGTGTGGCCCTGATCCGGGCCGGGAAACGATATCGCTCGGCGGCACTGTCAGCCGACGGTCACCATCTGATGACCGACGTGTGGACCTCCGCAGGTGTTCTGGTCGGCATCGCGGCGGTGGCCGTAACCGGCTGGTACTGGCTCGATCCTGTGATCGCCCTAGCGGTGGGAGCGAATATTCTTTGGGCGGGTTACCGCCTGCTGCGGCAGTCTCTGACCGGTCTGCTCAGCGCGGCCTTGCCCATGGAGGAACTCGAGAAGCTCAATACTGTCCTGGCCGGGTTCCGTACCGACCATGGCGTAACCTTCACCCCGCCCCGGACGGTGGAATCCGGTCGCCACCGGCACATCTATCTGGCTATGGGGGTACCCGCTGGTTGGACTGTCGCCACCGCCCACGAGGTCGCCGACAACCTGGAAGATGTGATCGACGACCTCCTGCCCGGAGCCGAGACCTTCATCCACGTAGAACCGGACGATCGTGCGGACGGTCCCCGACACGGTAAGTCGACTCGTCCGCGTGATTCAAATACTGAGCCAGACCGTTAA
- a CDS encoding cation diffusion facilitator family transporter, with amino-acid sequence MSARPHDHNHRTAPNGSLKALAAAFILTATIFLAQVIGGLVSGSLALLSDAMHMLSDSTGLLIALVAILIGRRAATPRATYGYRRVEVLAALVNAAVVSAVSVWIVIRAVGRIGGHESIDTGVMLVVAVVGLVANVISALILIRRQHESLNMRGAYLHVLSDLVGSVAVIIAGLIIQFTGWLAADTIASLFIAALVLPRALRLLADSLSVLMNRTPQNIDAREVEAALLSLPGVTAVHDLHIWSTDGTKPLATCHLVVKDMNISGCGILDAAQARLQDFEIGHSTIQIEQDGHVHHEDVC; translated from the coding sequence ATGAGTGCGCGCCCACACGACCACAACCACCGCACTGCCCCGAACGGATCCCTCAAAGCCTTGGCGGCCGCCTTCATCCTGACCGCTACGATCTTCCTGGCCCAGGTGATCGGAGGCCTCGTCTCAGGCTCGTTGGCCTTGTTATCCGATGCGATGCACATGCTCTCCGACTCCACAGGGTTACTCATCGCCCTGGTGGCCATCCTCATCGGCCGCCGGGCCGCCACCCCCCGAGCCACCTACGGTTATCGCCGCGTCGAAGTGCTCGCCGCACTGGTCAATGCTGCGGTGGTCTCCGCGGTCTCGGTCTGGATCGTCATCCGTGCGGTCGGCCGGATCGGTGGCCACGAATCGATCGACACGGGCGTGATGCTCGTCGTTGCGGTGGTTGGCTTGGTCGCCAATGTGATCTCCGCACTGATCCTCATACGCCGCCAGCACGAGAGCCTCAATATGCGCGGGGCGTACCTGCATGTACTCTCCGATTTGGTCGGCTCGGTCGCCGTGATCATCGCCGGTTTGATCATCCAGTTCACCGGTTGGCTGGCCGCCGACACCATCGCCTCCCTATTCATTGCCGCCCTGGTGCTGCCGCGGGCACTGCGCCTGCTGGCTGATTCCCTCTCGGTGCTGATGAACCGCACCCCGCAGAACATCGACGCCCGCGAGGTGGAAGCCGCCCTGCTCAGCTTGCCCGGAGTCACGGCCGTGCATGACCTGCATATCTGGAGCACCGACGGCACGAAGCCGCTGGCCACCTGCCACTTGGTCGTCAAGGACATGAATATCTCCGGTTGCGGAATTCTGGATGCCGCCCAGGCCCGGTTGCAGGACTTCGAGATTGGACACTCGACCATCCAGATCGAGCAGGACGGCCACGTCCATCACGAAGATGTCTGCTGA